Proteins encoded by one window of Archaeoglobus veneficus SNP6:
- a CDS encoding IS481 family transposase produces the protein MSVGVFKGGSPTCYLNKGTPVREIAAVMRVTPRRIYQLKKQYEETGKIPELKQAGRKPKLIDPDIEQIVLQAYHKYKLSPVTLEKLIERDYGIHIPHNTIYKIMLKNNLVEENMNKKKQRRWVRFERKHSMSLWQGDWKKLGNKWIIAFMDDASRFITCYGIFDSATAENTIKVLKKGFAEFGIPDEILTDHGTQFVAAKSREKAKHRFKDFLAENGVKHILARVSHPQTNGKIERFFGLMEQKLSLFDSVDEFVYWYNFVKPHMSLNFDELETPYQAFLRKLPAERVFEYGRWLFEE, from the coding sequence ATTTCGGTTGGAGTATTTAAGGGCGGAAGCCCAACATGTTATCTAAACAAAGGAACTCCAGTGAGAGAAATAGCCGCTGTGATGAGAGTAACGCCAAGAAGGATCTATCAGCTTAAAAAACAATACGAAGAAACAGGAAAGATACCAGAACTAAAACAAGCAGGAAGGAAACCAAAGTTAATAGATCCAGATATAGAGCAAATCGTTTTGCAAGCTTACCACAAATACAAACTGAGCCCTGTAACCCTTGAAAAACTGATAGAAAGAGATTATGGCATCCACATTCCCCACAACACCATCTACAAGATCATGCTGAAAAACAACCTTGTGGAGGAGAACATGAACAAGAAGAAGCAAAGAAGGTGGGTAAGATTTGAGAGAAAACATTCCATGAGTTTGTGGCAAGGGGACTGGAAAAAGCTTGGAAATAAGTGGATAATAGCCTTCATGGACGACGCTTCCCGTTTTATCACCTGCTACGGCATCTTTGATTCTGCTACTGCAGAGAACACAATAAAAGTTCTCAAGAAAGGATTCGCTGAGTTTGGCATTCCTGATGAAATACTGACCGACCACGGAACTCAGTTCGTTGCAGCTAAGAGCAGAGAGAAGGCTAAGCACAGGTTTAAGGATTTTCTGGCTGAGAATGGAGTTAAGCATATTCTGGCGAGAGTGAGTCATCCTCAAACAAACGGAAAGATCGAGAGGTTCTTTGGCTTGATGGAGCAGAAGCTTAGTCTTTTTGATTCTGTTGACGAGTTTGTTTATTGGTACAACTTTGTCAAGCCACACATGAGCCTGAATTTTGATGAACTGGAGACACCTTATCAGGCTTTTCTCAGGAAGTTGCCTGCTGAAAGGGTTTTCGAGTACGGGAGGTGGTTGTTTGAGGAGTGA
- a CDS encoding IS110 family transposase, protein MGGSRVYVGVDVHKNFSFVCAMKENGEIILEKKVRTEELEKFLENIPGNRTIILEPTTTAINLARKLRKKNEVLLSHPYKTKLIAESKKKTDRVDAKVLADLARTNFLPTAYLPPDEIMELREIIRERIRLKKLSTSTKNRIHSILAKNGIKYDGNLFNSEGREFLNSLNNEWIDRYLRILSSIENEIKEIDKEIRQKCLENEETVLLTTIPGIGYFSALLIYAEIGDIKRFPNSKKLCSYAGLVPSTRQSGNKTITGRITKEGNKLLRWVLVQCAFVAIRKDERFRQFYERIKQRKGSQKAIVATARKLLTVVYAVLRDKKPYISYTPTSYYGEECTPVTNWA, encoded by the coding sequence ATGGGCGGAAGCCGTGTATACGTAGGTGTAGACGTACATAAGAATTTCTCCTTCGTATGCGCTATGAAAGAGAACGGAGAAATAATCCTGGAAAAGAAAGTAAGAACTGAAGAGCTTGAAAAATTCCTGGAGAATATTCCTGGAAACAGAACAATCATATTGGAGCCAACAACAACAGCGATAAACCTTGCAAGAAAACTCAGAAAGAAAAACGAAGTCCTCCTCTCCCATCCGTACAAAACCAAACTGATAGCGGAATCAAAGAAGAAGACAGACAGAGTAGATGCAAAAGTATTAGCCGATTTAGCAAGAACAAACTTCCTCCCAACTGCCTATCTACCACCAGATGAAATAATGGAGCTGAGGGAGATAATAAGGGAAAGGATAAGACTGAAAAAGCTTTCAACCTCAACAAAGAACAGAATTCATTCAATCCTCGCAAAGAACGGAATAAAGTACGATGGGAATCTCTTCAATTCAGAAGGAAGGGAATTTCTAAACTCTTTAAACAACGAGTGGATAGATCGCTATCTGAGGATCCTTTCATCAATCGAGAATGAAATTAAGGAAATAGATAAAGAAATAAGGCAGAAGTGCTTGGAGAATGAAGAAACCGTGCTTCTAACAACCATTCCAGGAATAGGCTACTTCTCAGCCCTGCTAATCTACGCTGAGATTGGCGACATAAAGCGTTTCCCGAACTCAAAGAAGCTCTGCAGCTATGCTGGCTTAGTACCCTCCACAAGACAGTCCGGAAACAAAACAATCACTGGAAGGATAACGAAGGAGGGGAACAAACTTCTCAGGTGGGTTCTCGTTCAGTGTGCCTTCGTTGCAATAAGGAAAGATGAAAGATTCAGGCAATTCTACGAGAGAATAAAACAGAGAAAGGGATCCCAGAAGGCCATAGTTGCAACAGCAAGGAAACTTCTAACAGTCGTATATGCGGTGCTGAGAGATAAAAAGCCTTATATAAGTTATACTCCTACAAGCTACTACGGTGAGGAGTGTACCCCGGTAACTAACTGGGCTTAA
- the thiE gene encoding thiamine phosphate synthase, protein MLKIDKPFLYVITSGKRWKHEEVAKAALKAGVRIIQYREKEAPARVMVGEARRIRKLCDEYDAMLIVNDRVDIAIACNADGVHVGQDDIPAEIVAEIFDGIIGMSVKTVEQAKQAEEYADYLGAGSAFPTGTKESKVIGVEGIRRIVEAVSIPVVAIGGITRENVLEVLKTGVAGVAVVSAVSMADDPEDAARKLLGILSTFNGGR, encoded by the coding sequence ATGCTAAAAATCGATAAACCTTTCCTCTACGTGATAACAAGCGGTAAGAGGTGGAAGCACGAAGAAGTGGCGAAAGCGGCGTTAAAGGCTGGCGTCAGGATTATCCAGTACCGGGAAAAGGAAGCCCCGGCAAGAGTTATGGTTGGGGAGGCAAGGCGAATAAGAAAGCTTTGCGACGAGTATGATGCGATGTTGATAGTGAACGACAGGGTTGATATTGCAATCGCATGCAATGCTGACGGCGTTCATGTGGGTCAGGACGACATTCCAGCGGAGATTGTTGCTGAAATCTTCGATGGCATTATCGGTATGTCGGTCAAAACTGTGGAGCAGGCAAAGCAGGCTGAGGAGTACGCTGACTATTTAGGGGCTGGTTCAGCTTTCCCCACAGGCACGAAGGAGTCGAAGGTGATAGGGGTTGAGGGCATTCGTAGAATCGTTGAAGCTGTATCCATTCCTGTCGTTGCAATCGGCGGAATAACTCGGGAAAACGTTTTAGAAGTTCTGAAAACTGGTGTTGCAGGCGTTGCCGTCGTTTCTGCTGTTTCGATGGCTGATGATCCGGAAGATGCAGCAAGGAAACTCCTTGGGATATTATCCACATTTAATGGTGGGAGATAA
- a CDS encoding NAD(P)/FAD-dependent oxidoreductase, translating into MEKERHVTKRIKQRDGSNAVVLRIPAGIITPESLRKIADVAEKYNSIIKLTGAQRIAIVGIKDEDLDAFWEEVGLEPAAANGLCVRSVKVCPGKTFCKIGLQDTLELGLELEKRYNGLVLPSKFKIGVCGCPNSCTEPIVKDLGFMGTKDGFTCFVGGSAGRKPRFAEVLAEGLSAEQCLEIAERVISVYREKAKKGQRLGDFIESIGSVDEFRKLVL; encoded by the coding sequence ATGGAAAAAGAGAGGCACGTAACTAAGAGAATCAAGCAGAGAGATGGCTCAAATGCTGTCGTTCTGAGAATTCCAGCCGGAATTATCACCCCAGAGTCTCTGAGGAAGATAGCAGACGTTGCGGAGAAATACAACTCCATAATAAAGCTTACCGGGGCTCAGCGAATAGCAATAGTCGGAATAAAGGACGAAGACCTCGACGCATTCTGGGAAGAAGTTGGATTGGAGCCTGCAGCAGCCAACGGACTTTGCGTGAGAAGTGTTAAGGTGTGCCCGGGGAAGACATTCTGCAAGATTGGTTTACAGGATACACTTGAACTCGGTTTAGAGCTTGAAAAAAGATATAACGGATTAGTGCTGCCATCTAAGTTCAAAATAGGTGTTTGTGGTTGTCCAAACTCGTGTACCGAGCCGATAGTTAAAGACCTGGGATTCATGGGTACAAAAGACGGTTTTACCTGCTTTGTCGGAGGTTCTGCTGGCAGAAAGCCAAGGTTTGCTGAAGTACTTGCCGAAGGACTCAGCGCCGAGCAGTGTCTGGAGATAGCCGAAAGAGTAATCAGTGTTTACAGAGAAAAAGCAAAGAAAGGGCAGAGGCTCGGAGACTTCATAGAATCCATAGGCAGCGTAGATGAGTTTCGTAAACTCGTTCTTTGA
- a CDS encoding MBL fold metallo-hydrolase gives MVVIHFLGGCREVGRSAIMVDSIILDYGMKPSSPPEFPINGVSPTEVIITHGHLDHVGVVPNLMDYDPSVYMTPPTRDLAHVLLKDSMNIMEYPPYGRREFRQFESNARDVEFYEPFYISGWEVTLFNAGHIPGSAMVHMSKDINILYTGDVKLQETRLLEPADLNFPETDVLIVESTYFGIEHPDRRELEKAFVESVIETLDRGGHAIIPAFAVGRTQEVLMILEKHGITPYVDGMGKEVGKILERYPDYIKSARKLRRALKKAIPVERGKREDVLTEPAAIVTTAGMLNGGPALFYISKLYNDEKSKILLTGYQVEGTNGDMALKKGMLNLGMRTVKLKMGVEQYDFSAHADDEQLKEVVEKAANKGAEIVFTVHGEETEAFAEWIKDEVGIDAYAPKNGEVYVI, from the coding sequence ATGGTCGTAATTCATTTCCTTGGCGGATGCAGAGAAGTAGGAAGGTCGGCGATAATGGTAGACTCCATTATCCTCGATTACGGGATGAAACCGTCATCGCCTCCAGAATTTCCAATTAACGGAGTTTCTCCTACAGAGGTGATAATCACCCACGGTCACCTCGACCACGTAGGTGTAGTTCCAAATCTGATGGACTACGATCCGTCCGTATATATGACTCCTCCAACGAGGGATCTCGCTCATGTTCTCCTGAAAGATTCAATGAACATAATGGAGTACCCGCCATACGGCAGAAGAGAGTTCAGGCAGTTCGAGAGCAACGCAAGGGATGTGGAGTTCTACGAGCCCTTCTACATCAGCGGGTGGGAAGTAACGCTGTTCAACGCAGGCCACATTCCAGGCAGCGCTATGGTCCACATGTCCAAGGACATAAACATACTCTACACGGGAGACGTAAAACTCCAGGAGACAAGGCTACTGGAGCCAGCAGACCTCAATTTCCCTGAAACTGACGTGCTGATAGTTGAGAGCACGTATTTCGGCATTGAGCATCCCGACAGAAGAGAACTCGAAAAGGCCTTCGTCGAGTCGGTAATAGAGACCCTCGACAGAGGTGGGCATGCGATAATTCCAGCCTTCGCTGTTGGCAGAACCCAGGAAGTCCTGATGATTCTCGAAAAACACGGAATAACGCCCTACGTTGACGGCATGGGAAAGGAAGTTGGAAAAATCCTCGAAAGGTATCCGGATTACATCAAGAGTGCGAGGAAGCTCAGGAGAGCTCTCAAAAAGGCTATACCCGTTGAGAGGGGCAAAAGAGAGGATGTCCTTACAGAGCCTGCAGCAATCGTCACCACAGCAGGTATGCTGAACGGAGGGCCGGCGTTGTTCTACATCTCGAAGCTCTACAACGACGAGAAGTCAAAGATACTCCTCACAGGCTATCAGGTTGAAGGAACGAATGGAGACATGGCCTTGAAGAAGGGCATGCTCAACCTCGGTATGCGGACAGTTAAGCTGAAAATGGGTGTCGAGCAGTATGACTTCTCCGCCCACGCAGACGACGAGCAGCTCAAGGAAGTCGTCGAGAAAGCTGCAAACAAGGGAGCTGAAATAGTCTTCACCGTTCATGGAGAAGAGACTGAGGCATTTGCAGAATGGATAAAGGACGAAGTAGGTATAGACGCATACGCGCCGAAGAACGGAGAGGTTTACGTAATATAA
- a CDS encoding antitoxin VapB family protein — translation MKTITISDDVYEKLARIKGKKSFSAVIDELIKKNVEKRIEMLIKSAVNQ, via the coding sequence ATGAAAACTATAACAATATCGGATGATGTTTACGAAAAGCTTGCCAGAATCAAGGGGAAAAAGAGTTTCAGCGCCGTCATTGATGAACTAATAAAGAAAAACGTCGAGAAGAGGATTGAAATGCTCATAAAATCTGCAGTAAACCAATAA
- the cyaB gene encoding class IV adenylate cyclase: MEVEVKFSVEGFEEVEKKLAETGKFVIEKEEEDLYFNSPWRDFRKSDEALRIRKDSEGVTLTYKGRKIDKETKTREEIKLKVEDFDNCRRILEKLGFTPVRWVKKRRRIYQVGEAVVCLDEIDGLGKFVEVEIESEDVEGAKKKVFEVARSLGLEGESIRKSYLEMLENL; encoded by the coding sequence ATGGAAGTGGAAGTAAAGTTCAGCGTTGAGGGTTTTGAAGAGGTGGAGAAAAAGCTTGCCGAAACTGGCAAATTCGTAATTGAGAAGGAGGAGGAAGACCTCTACTTTAACTCACCTTGGAGGGATTTCAGGAAGAGCGATGAAGCGCTCAGAATAAGGAAAGACAGCGAGGGTGTAACGCTAACGTACAAGGGGCGGAAGATTGACAAAGAAACCAAGACGAGGGAGGAGATAAAGCTCAAGGTTGAGGACTTTGATAACTGCAGGAGAATACTTGAAAAGCTCGGCTTCACGCCAGTGAGATGGGTGAAAAAGCGGAGGAGGATTTATCAAGTTGGTGAGGCAGTAGTTTGTCTTGATGAGATTGATGGCCTTGGAAAGTTCGTGGAAGTAGAAATCGAAAGCGAGGACGTTGAAGGGGCGAAGAAGAAAGTCTTTGAGGTTGCGAGGAGCCTTGGGCTGGAGGGGGAGAGCATAAGAAAGTCTTATCTTGAGATGCTTGAGAATCTGTGA